Proteins encoded together in one Pseudoroseomonas cervicalis window:
- a CDS encoding response regulator codes for MSGSSAEPHLLVVDDDARLRNLLQRFLSEQGFRVTAAADAAAARQALHSMAFDLLVLDVMMPGESGLDLTEGLRREGQEVPILMLTAAGAPDDRIAGFERGADDYLAKPFDPRELALRIRTILKRAAPALPASLPLAPVQLGRHWFDPERGELRGQDGTHRLTGGEAALLSALARRAGEVLTREEIAAALGTPEAGERAVDVQVTRLRRKIEPDPREPRFLQTVRHRGYVLKPGT; via the coding sequence ATGAGCGGGAGCAGCGCCGAGCCGCATCTGCTGGTGGTCGATGACGATGCCCGCCTGCGCAACCTGCTGCAGCGTTTCCTCTCCGAGCAGGGCTTCCGGGTGACCGCCGCGGCGGATGCCGCCGCGGCCCGCCAGGCGCTGCATTCCATGGCCTTCGACCTGCTGGTGCTGGACGTGATGATGCCGGGCGAATCCGGCCTGGACCTGACCGAGGGGCTGCGGCGGGAGGGGCAGGAGGTGCCGATCCTGATGCTGACCGCCGCCGGCGCGCCGGATGACCGCATCGCGGGGTTCGAGCGCGGTGCCGATGACTACCTGGCCAAGCCCTTCGACCCGCGCGAGCTGGCCTTGCGCATCCGCACCATCCTGAAGCGCGCCGCGCCGGCGCTGCCGGCCAGCCTGCCGCTGGCGCCGGTGCAGCTCGGCCGGCACTGGTTCGACCCGGAGCGTGGCGAGCTGCGCGGCCAGGACGGCACGCACCGGCTGACCGGGGGCGAGGCGGCGCTGCTCTCGGCGCTGGCCCGCCGCGCCGGGGAGGTGCTGACGCGCGAGGAGATCGCCGCCGCGCTGGGCACGCCGGAGGCGGGGGAGCGCGCGGTGGATGTGCAGGTGACCCGCCTGCGCCGCAAGATCGAGCCCGACCCGCGCGAGCCGCGCTTCCTGCAGACGGTGCGGCACCGGGGCTATGTGCTGAAGCCTGGGACCTAG
- a CDS encoding MarR family winged helix-turn-helix transcriptional regulator — protein MSDAADAKPVGAGRQLLFLREEELRLAQDLLFFGYRDFTAGPDALLAELGMGRAHHRVLHFVGRRPGITVGELLAILGITKQSLGRVLTPLVEEGYVTQAPGRNDRRQRLLSLTEKGEALERRLFERQREWVMRAYREAGPVAVEGFRRVMRGLMGPEARAQLDRAPGGVPGGAPGGTPGGTPGGKRSAA, from the coding sequence ATGTCGGATGCGGCGGACGCCAAGCCGGTGGGGGCTGGCCGCCAGCTCCTCTTCCTGCGTGAGGAGGAGCTGCGGCTCGCCCAGGACCTGCTGTTCTTCGGCTATCGCGACTTCACCGCGGGGCCGGATGCGCTGCTGGCCGAGCTCGGCATGGGCCGCGCGCATCACCGGGTGCTGCATTTCGTCGGCCGCCGCCCCGGCATCACCGTGGGGGAGCTGCTGGCCATCCTCGGCATCACCAAGCAGTCGCTCGGCCGCGTGCTGACGCCGCTGGTGGAGGAGGGCTATGTCACCCAGGCGCCCGGCCGCAACGACCGCCGCCAGCGCCTGCTGTCGCTGACCGAGAAGGGCGAGGCGCTGGAGCGCCGGCTGTTCGAGCGGCAGCGCGAATGGGTGATGCGCGCCTATCGCGAGGCCGGGCCGGTGGCGGTGGAGGGCTTCCGCCGCGTCATGCGCGGGCTGATGGGGCCGGAGGCGCGGGCGCAGCTCGATCGCGCGCCCGGCGGGGTGCCCGGCGGGGCGCCCGGCGGAACACCGGGCGGCACCCCGGGCGGCAAGCGGAGCGCGGCATGA
- a CDS encoding branched-chain amino acid aminotransferase, with protein MALVPFDDRDGWIWMDGQMLPWRDAKLHVLTHGLHYASGVFEGERAYAGNIFKLREHTDRLIASGRILGFEIPYTAEEIDAACIAVMQKNGLTDAYVRPLAWRGSEMLAVSAQQTRIHLAIATWAWPNLFGDNRMKGVRLGMAPWRRPAPDTAPTASKAAGLYMIGTLSKHAAEAQGFDDALMLDFKGDVAEATGANAFFVFDGELHTPTPICFLDGITRRTVMGLAKQRQIKVVERTIAAEELGRASEVFLAGTAAEVTPVRAIAGFEYTPGAITETLLKDYEALVRMSPEEVARRAA; from the coding sequence ATGGCGCTGGTTCCTTTCGACGACCGCGACGGCTGGATCTGGATGGACGGGCAGATGCTTCCCTGGCGGGATGCGAAGCTGCACGTCCTGACCCACGGGCTGCATTATGCCAGCGGCGTGTTCGAGGGCGAGCGTGCCTATGCGGGAAATATCTTCAAGCTGCGTGAGCATACCGATCGCCTGATCGCCTCCGGCCGCATCCTGGGCTTCGAGATCCCCTACACCGCCGAGGAGATCGACGCCGCCTGCATCGCGGTGATGCAGAAGAACGGGCTGACGGATGCCTATGTGCGCCCGCTGGCCTGGCGCGGCTCGGAGATGCTGGCGGTGTCGGCGCAGCAGACCAGGATCCATCTGGCCATCGCCACCTGGGCCTGGCCGAACTTGTTCGGCGACAACCGCATGAAGGGCGTGCGGCTCGGCATGGCCCCCTGGCGGCGCCCGGCGCCCGACACGGCGCCGACCGCCTCCAAGGCCGCCGGCCTGTACATGATCGGCACCCTGTCCAAGCACGCCGCCGAGGCGCAGGGCTTCGACGACGCGCTGATGCTGGATTTCAAGGGCGACGTGGCCGAGGCGACCGGCGCCAATGCCTTCTTCGTCTTCGATGGCGAGCTGCACACGCCGACGCCGATCTGCTTCCTGGACGGCATCACCCGCCGCACGGTGATGGGCCTGGCCAAGCAGCGCCAGATCAAGGTGGTGGAGCGCACCATCGCCGCCGAGGAGCTGGGCCGCGCCAGCGAGGTCTTCCTGGCCGGCACCGCCGCCGAGGTGACGCCGGTGCGCGCCATCGCCGGCTTCGAATACACGCCGGGCGCGATCACCGAGACGCTGCTGAAGGATTATGAGGCGCTGGTGCGGATGAGCCCGGAAGAAGTCGCCCGCCGCGCGGCCTAA
- a CDS encoding general stress protein: MANQNNTSNRGFASMDPQKQHDIASKGGQSVPSEKRSFAQDPELASEAGRKGGQQSGGNFANDPQRASEAGHKGGQASGGNFANDRQRASEAGQKGGQASHGGGGNQRS, encoded by the coding sequence ATGGCCAATCAGAACAACACCTCCAATCGCGGCTTCGCCTCCATGGACCCGCAGAAGCAGCACGACATCGCCTCCAAGGGCGGGCAGAGCGTGCCGTCGGAGAAGCGCAGCTTCGCGCAGGATCCCGAGCTCGCCTCCGAGGCGGGGCGCAAGGGCGGCCAGCAGAGTGGCGGCAATTTCGCCAATGACCCGCAGCGTGCCTCGGAAGCCGGCCACAAGGGCGGCCAGGCCAGCGGCGGGAACTTCGCCAATGACCGGCAGCGGGCCTCGGAAGCCGGCCAGAAGGGCGGCCAGGCCAGCCATGGCGGTGGCGGCAACCAGCGCAGCTGA
- a CDS encoding ABC transporter substrate-binding protein, with product MIAWRRTASLALFAPMLAAAPLAAQELRIATGGSVISLDPHFYNATPNNAVSLHIFDRLGMRDAQSRLQPALALSWQPISETEWEFKLRPGVTWHDGKPFTADDVAFTIARTPTVPNSPGGFAGFVRAVTKVEVVDPLTLRVQTRGPFPNLPADLSSLAIIARHAAEGAATEDFNSGKAAIGTGPYRFVSYRANDRTELARNENWWGAAQPWAKVSYRFISNDGARTAALLAGDVEVIDQVSATDLPRLRRESRVALAEAQGLRLIYLSFDRSRREGVPFVTDHAGQPLPRNPFDDARVRRALSIAIQRDALAERVMEGTATPTGQWMPPGTFGHSPDIKPPAYEPDRARALLAEAGYPQGFRLTLHSPNDRYPNDAKTAQAVAQMWTRIGVQTQVDALPWASFAPRSARQDFAARLAGWGSSTADASSLLVNILSTYDRARSTGANNVSRYSNPELDALRDRALATLDNGQREAMLRQAVAMAEEDTAIVPLYMLTNIWATRRGVTYEARMDEATLAMSARPE from the coding sequence ATGATCGCCTGGCGCCGCACCGCCAGCCTTGCCCTGTTCGCGCCGATGCTGGCCGCGGCCCCGCTGGCCGCGCAGGAGCTGCGCATCGCCACCGGCGGCTCGGTGATCTCGCTGGATCCGCATTTCTACAATGCGACGCCGAACAACGCCGTCTCGCTGCACATCTTCGACCGGCTCGGCATGCGCGACGCGCAGAGCCGGCTGCAGCCGGCCCTCGCCCTGAGCTGGCAGCCGATCTCGGAGACGGAGTGGGAGTTCAAGCTGCGCCCGGGCGTCACCTGGCATGACGGCAAGCCCTTCACCGCCGATGACGTGGCCTTCACCATCGCCCGCACGCCGACCGTGCCGAACAGCCCGGGCGGCTTCGCCGGCTTCGTGCGCGCCGTCACCAAGGTCGAGGTGGTGGACCCGCTGACGCTGCGGGTGCAGACGCGCGGCCCCTTCCCCAATCTGCCGGCCGATCTGTCGAGCCTGGCGATCATCGCCCGCCACGCGGCGGAAGGTGCTGCGACCGAGGATTTCAACAGCGGCAAGGCGGCGATCGGCACCGGCCCCTACCGCTTCGTCAGCTACCGCGCCAATGACCGCACCGAGCTGGCGCGCAACGAGAACTGGTGGGGCGCGGCGCAGCCCTGGGCCAAGGTCAGCTACCGCTTCATCAGCAATGACGGCGCCCGCACCGCCGCGCTGCTGGCCGGCGATGTCGAGGTCATCGACCAGGTCTCGGCCACCGACCTGCCGCGGCTGCGCCGCGAATCCCGCGTGGCGCTGGCCGAGGCGCAGGGGCTGCGGCTGATCTATCTGAGCTTCGACCGCTCGCGGCGCGAGGGCGTGCCCTTCGTCACCGACCATGCCGGCCAGCCGCTGCCGCGCAACCCCTTCGACGATGCGCGGGTGCGCCGCGCGCTGAGCATCGCCATCCAGCGCGACGCGCTGGCCGAGCGGGTGATGGAAGGCACGGCGACGCCGACCGGCCAGTGGATGCCGCCCGGCACCTTCGGCCACAGCCCGGACATCAAGCCGCCCGCCTATGAGCCGGACCGCGCCCGCGCCCTGCTGGCCGAGGCCGGCTATCCGCAGGGCTTCCGCCTGACGCTGCACAGCCCGAATGACCGCTACCCCAATGACGCCAAGACGGCGCAGGCGGTGGCGCAGATGTGGACGCGCATCGGCGTGCAGACCCAGGTGGACGCGCTGCCCTGGGCCAGCTTCGCGCCGCGTTCCGCCCGGCAGGATTTCGCCGCCCGCCTGGCCGGCTGGGGCAGCAGCACGGCGGATGCCTCCTCGCTGCTGGTCAACATCCTCAGCACCTATGACCGGGCGCGCAGCACCGGCGCCAACAATGTCAGCCGCTACAGCAATCCCGAGCTGGACGCGCTGCGCGACCGCGCGCTGGCGACGCTCGACAATGGCCAGCGCGAGGCGATGCTGCGCCAGGCGGTGGCCATGGCGGAGGAGGACACGGCGATCGTGCCGCTCTACATGCTGACCAATATCTGGGCCACGCGGCGCGGCGTGACCTATGAGGCGCGCATGGACGAGGCGACGCTGGCCATGTCCGCCCGGCCCGAATAA
- a CDS encoding glycerate kinase: MSWTDDTARAALRRIFDAAIRAADPRAMLAGHLPERPKGRVVVVGGGKSAAVMAAAVEAAWGDLPLSGLVVCPYGHAVETRQVEVVEASHPVPDAAGEGAARRMLQAVQGLSEDDLVLALISGGGSALMALPAPGLTLAQKQAVNRALLASGATIQEMNCVRRHLSAIKGGRLAAAAHPARVVTLAISDVPGDEPIVIASGPTVPDPSSFAEARAIVAHYGIDLPPEVAAHLQAAAEETPKPGDPRLARAEFRMIATPRMALQAAAAEARSLGLTPLILGDALEGEAAVLGTALAGIARSAAAHGDPVRAPALLLSGGETTVTIRQGSKPGRGGRNSECLLGFALAAAGHSSLWALMGDTDGIDGSEAIAGAIATPDTLARAGGLGLDPRAMLAGHDSHSLFERLGDTVITGPTLTNVNDFRAILIA; encoded by the coding sequence ATGAGCTGGACCGACGACACCGCCCGCGCCGCGCTGCGCCGTATCTTCGACGCGGCGATCCGCGCCGCCGATCCGCGCGCCATGCTGGCCGGGCACCTGCCGGAGCGGCCGAAGGGCCGCGTCGTCGTGGTGGGCGGCGGCAAATCGGCGGCGGTGATGGCGGCGGCAGTGGAGGCCGCCTGGGGCGATCTGCCGCTCTCCGGCCTGGTGGTCTGCCCCTATGGCCATGCGGTGGAGACGCGGCAGGTCGAGGTGGTCGAGGCCTCCCACCCCGTGCCCGACGCCGCCGGCGAGGGCGCCGCGCGCCGCATGCTGCAGGCGGTGCAGGGGCTGTCCGAGGACGACCTCGTGCTGGCGCTGATCTCGGGCGGCGGCTCGGCGCTGATGGCGCTGCCGGCGCCGGGGCTGACGCTGGCGCAGAAGCAGGCGGTGAACCGCGCCCTGCTCGCCTCCGGCGCCACCATCCAGGAGATGAACTGCGTGCGCCGGCATCTCTCCGCCATCAAGGGCGGGCGGCTGGCGGCGGCGGCGCATCCGGCGCGGGTGGTGACGCTGGCGATTTCCGATGTGCCGGGGGATGAGCCGATCGTCATCGCCTCCGGCCCCACCGTGCCGGACCCGTCCAGCTTCGCCGAGGCGCGCGCCATCGTCGCGCATTACGGCATCGACCTGCCGCCCGAGGTGGCGGCGCATCTGCAGGCCGCGGCGGAGGAGACGCCCAAGCCCGGCGATCCGCGCCTGGCCCGCGCCGAGTTCCGCATGATCGCGACGCCGCGCATGGCGCTGCAGGCCGCCGCTGCCGAGGCGCGCAGCCTCGGGCTGACCCCGCTGATCCTGGGCGATGCGCTGGAGGGCGAGGCGGCGGTGCTGGGCACGGCGCTGGCCGGCATCGCCCGCAGCGCCGCGGCGCATGGCGACCCGGTGCGGGCGCCGGCCCTGCTGCTCTCGGGCGGCGAGACCACGGTGACCATCCGCCAGGGCAGCAAACCCGGCCGTGGCGGGCGCAACAGCGAATGCCTGCTGGGCTTCGCCCTGGCCGCCGCCGGGCATTCCTCCCTGTGGGCGCTGATGGGGGACACGGACGGGATCGACGGGTCGGAAGCCATCGCCGGCGCCATCGCCACGCCGGACACGCTGGCCCGCGCGGGCGGCCTCGGCCTCGATCCCCGGGCCATGCTGGCGGGGCATGACAGCCACAGCCTGTTCGAGCGGCTCGGCGATACCGTGATCACCGGCCCGACTTTGACCAATGTGAACGATTTCCGGGCCATATTGATCGCCTGA
- the pyk gene encoding pyruvate kinase → MAPRIPLRRRRRTKIVATLGPASSTPEVIERLYRGGADVFRLNFSHGSHEDHAARIRMIRELEKKVGRPIGILADVQGPKLRVGRFQGGRVQLQAGQRFRLDLSATPGDVRRVQLPHPEIIEAARIGTSLLLDDGKLRLRVVHKRDDHLETEILVGGPLSDRKGVNVPDVALPIPALTEKDRADLDFVLPLGIEYIGLSFVQRPEDVAEAKAIADGRAWVMVKMEKPQAVENLEGILDLTDCVMVARGDLGVECAPEEVPLIQKRIVREARARGLPVVVATQMLESMITAPAPTRAEASDVATAVFDGADAVMLSAESAAGQYPFEAVNMMDRILYRVEQDGGWRQITDAARPAPEKNSAGAIAAAARQVAETIEAEAIATFTSTGSTTLRVARERPASPILGLTSSEATARRMAVVWGVHSLVSAEPHSMTDMVAKAVRATQAEGFAQAGDEIVVTAGVPFGTPGTTNALRVAAVK, encoded by the coding sequence TTGGCCCCGCGCATCCCCCTCCGTCGCCGCCGCCGCACCAAGATCGTCGCGACGCTTGGCCCCGCCAGTTCCACGCCGGAGGTGATCGAGCGGCTGTATCGCGGCGGGGCGGATGTGTTCCGCCTGAATTTCAGCCATGGCAGCCATGAGGACCATGCCGCGCGCATCCGCATGATCCGCGAGCTGGAGAAGAAGGTCGGCCGCCCGATCGGCATCCTGGCCGATGTGCAGGGCCCGAAGCTGCGCGTCGGCCGTTTCCAGGGCGGGCGGGTGCAGCTGCAGGCCGGGCAGCGCTTCCGCCTCGACCTCAGCGCGACGCCGGGCGATGTGCGGCGCGTGCAGCTGCCGCATCCGGAGATCATCGAGGCGGCGCGCATCGGCACCTCGCTGCTGCTCGACGATGGCAAGCTGCGGCTGCGCGTGGTGCACAAGCGCGACGACCATCTGGAGACCGAGATCCTGGTGGGCGGCCCGCTGTCGGACCGCAAGGGCGTCAATGTCCCCGACGTGGCGCTGCCGATCCCGGCGCTGACCGAGAAGGACCGCGCCGATCTCGATTTCGTCCTGCCGCTCGGCATCGAATATATCGGCCTGTCCTTCGTGCAGCGCCCCGAGGATGTGGCCGAGGCCAAGGCCATCGCCGATGGCCGCGCCTGGGTCATGGTGAAGATGGAGAAGCCGCAGGCGGTCGAGAATCTGGAAGGCATCCTCGACCTCACCGATTGCGTCATGGTGGCGCGCGGCGATCTCGGCGTGGAATGCGCGCCGGAGGAAGTGCCGCTGATCCAGAAGCGCATCGTGCGCGAGGCGCGCGCGCGCGGCCTGCCGGTGGTCGTCGCCACCCAGATGCTGGAGAGCATGATCACCGCCCCCGCGCCCACCCGCGCCGAGGCTTCCGACGTCGCGACGGCGGTGTTCGACGGGGCCGATGCGGTGATGCTCTCGGCCGAGAGCGCCGCCGGGCAATACCCGTTCGAGGCGGTGAACATGATGGACCGCATCCTCTACCGGGTGGAGCAGGATGGTGGCTGGCGGCAGATCACCGATGCCGCGCGCCCGGCGCCGGAGAAGAACTCGGCCGGCGCCATCGCCGCCGCCGCCCGCCAGGTGGCCGAGACGATCGAGGCCGAGGCGATCGCGACCTTCACCTCCACCGGCTCCACCACGCTGCGCGTGGCGCGCGAGCGGCCGGCCAGCCCGATCCTGGGCCTGACCAGCAGCGAGGCCACGGCGCGCCGCATGGCGGTGGTCTGGGGCGTGCACTCCCTGGTCTCGGCCGAGCCGCATTCGATGACCGACATGGTCGCCAAGGCGGTGCGCGCGACGCAGGCGGAGGGCTTCGCCCAGGCCGGCGACGAGATCGTCGTCACCGCCGGCGTGCCCTTCGGCACGCCGGGCACCACCAACGCGCTGCGCGTCGCCGCGGTGAAGTGA
- the ada gene encoding bifunctional DNA-binding transcriptional regulator/O6-methylguanine-DNA methyltransferase Ada, which translates to MSPDDDLLWTALQRRETREDLLYAVVTQGVYCRFGCPSRLPLRRNVRFFADRGAAEAAGFRPCRRCDPRGERASLQAEAVRAACAMIDAAETMPPLAALAERAGYAKHHFLRLFREITGLTPRAYADAVKARRLQAALAAGERVAEAVAGAGFGSESRVYEKPGRILGMSPGAARRGGAGETIRHACAATPLGLLQVAATDAGICRIGFGPDEATLLGELRLRFPQARLEPGGEAMRDALATLIGFIEEPRAALALPLDLRGTAFQHRVWQALMQIPPGETTTYSGLAERLGMPRAVRAVASACAANPVAMAVPCHRVVARDGALTGYRWGIERKRALLARERAAQGGDD; encoded by the coding sequence ATGAGCCCCGATGATGATCTCCTCTGGACCGCCCTGCAGCGCCGCGAGACGCGCGAGGACCTGCTCTATGCGGTGGTGACGCAGGGCGTCTATTGCCGCTTTGGCTGCCCCTCGCGCCTGCCGCTGCGCAGGAATGTCCGCTTCTTCGCCGATCGCGGCGCGGCCGAGGCCGCCGGCTTCCGCCCCTGCCGCCGCTGCGACCCGCGCGGCGAGCGCGCCAGCCTGCAGGCCGAGGCGGTGCGCGCCGCCTGCGCCATGATCGACGCGGCCGAGACCATGCCGCCGCTGGCCGCGCTGGCCGAGCGCGCGGGCTATGCGAAGCACCATTTCCTGCGGCTGTTCCGCGAGATCACCGGCCTGACCCCGCGCGCCTATGCCGATGCGGTGAAGGCGCGGCGACTCCAGGCGGCGCTCGCCGCCGGGGAGCGGGTGGCCGAGGCGGTGGCCGGCGCCGGCTTCGGCAGCGAGAGCCGGGTCTATGAGAAGCCGGGCCGGATCCTGGGCATGAGCCCCGGCGCCGCGCGGCGCGGCGGCGCGGGGGAGACCATCCGCCATGCCTGCGCGGCGACGCCGCTCGGCCTGTTGCAGGTGGCGGCGACCGATGCCGGCATCTGCCGCATCGGCTTCGGCCCGGATGAGGCGACGCTGCTGGGCGAGCTGCGCCTGCGCTTCCCGCAGGCGCGGCTGGAGCCCGGCGGAGAGGCGATGCGCGACGCGCTCGCCACCCTCATCGGCTTCATCGAGGAGCCGCGCGCGGCGCTGGCCCTGCCGCTGGACCTGCGCGGCACGGCGTTCCAGCACCGCGTCTGGCAGGCGCTGATGCAGATCCCGCCCGGCGAGACCACGACCTATTCCGGCCTGGCCGAGCGGCTTGGCATGCCGCGCGCGGTGCGCGCCGTGGCCTCGGCCTGCGCCGCCAATCCGGTGGCGATGGCGGTGCCCTGCCATCGTGTGGTGGCGCGCGACGGGGCGCTGACCGGCTATCGCTGGGGCATCGAGCGCAAGCGCGCGCTGCTGGCGCGCGAGCGGGCCGCGCAGGGCGGCGACGACTGA
- a CDS encoding tetratricopeptide repeat protein, translating into MRRALFALLLLPLLPLSAPLAQGRPPATAEARRAEANRLLDALPAAPDEVAAQALEARIRSLWAQGASPAVTLLLRRGLRNLQSEAPADAVEDFDAALTLQPGHAESWLLRAQALAATGDVQAALRDLRQVLVLEPRHFQALALLSTYQEQLGDNAAALRSMEEAMSIHPRMEGGAERLRRLTAKVTGEDA; encoded by the coding sequence ATGCGCCGCGCCCTGTTCGCCCTGCTGCTGCTGCCCCTCCTGCCGCTCTCCGCGCCGCTGGCGCAGGGCCGGCCGCCCGCCACCGCCGAAGCCCGCCGCGCCGAGGCCAACCGGCTGCTCGACGCGCTGCCCGCCGCGCCGGATGAGGTGGCGGCGCAGGCGCTGGAGGCGCGAATCCGCAGCCTCTGGGCGCAGGGCGCCTCGCCCGCGGTGACGCTGTTGCTGCGCCGCGGCCTGCGCAACCTGCAGAGCGAGGCGCCGGCCGATGCGGTGGAGGATTTCGACGCCGCGCTGACGCTGCAGCCGGGCCATGCCGAATCCTGGCTGCTGCGCGCCCAGGCCCTGGCCGCCACCGGCGATGTGCAGGCGGCGCTGCGCGACCTGCGCCAGGTGCTGGTGCTGGAGCCGCGGCATTTCCAGGCGCTCGCCCTGCTCTCGACCTATCAGGAGCAGCTCGGCGACAATGCGGCGGCGCTGCGCTCGATGGAGGAGGCGATGAGCATCCATCCGCGCATGGAGGGCGGCGCCGAGCGGCTGCGCCGGCTGACCGCCAAGGTCACCGGCGAGGATGCCTGA
- a CDS encoding NAD(P)/FAD-dependent oxidoreductase, with product MHLVLAGAGLAHLEVLRRFALQGRLRGLASPLLLTLVTPEAAVLPAGLLPAVLAGRLPRASAELPLAPLLEQAGARWLRDRATGLDAERRLLLREGGPPLPYDLLSVNTGALPAPVPPGALPLRPVAPWLQRLESRGAGRIAVIGAGLAGVELALALARRPERPALLLLEAAPCLLPGLPPGFRARAEAALSRAGIAWRCGFVAEALEGGRLTGPAGEETEIALAIACTGARPALDLAGGGLACDAAGFPLVDASLRSISHPQIFVSGDAAGHALPRGGVWASRAAPYLAANLRRALRGAPLRQWPQAGLPPARPAPLPLTLLGTGDGRAIALWRGHVLEGRWIGWWKSWRDRRFLRRYRHARAWPQEGALPHAEPAAAPAAPPPDGPAQKTAPPAPPWAPGRVAERNGKRPPGATTPFLPRP from the coding sequence ATGCATCTGGTGCTGGCCGGGGCGGGTCTCGCGCATCTGGAGGTCCTGCGGCGCTTCGCTCTGCAGGGGCGCCTGCGCGGCCTTGCCTCCCCCCTTCTGCTGACCCTGGTGACGCCGGAAGCGGCGGTGCTGCCGGCCGGGCTGCTGCCGGCGGTGCTGGCGGGGCGGCTGCCGCGCGCCAGCGCCGAGCTGCCGCTGGCGCCGCTGCTGGAACAGGCCGGGGCGCGCTGGCTGCGCGACCGCGCCACCGGCCTCGATGCCGAGCGCCGCCTGCTGCTGCGCGAAGGCGGGCCGCCGCTGCCCTATGACCTGCTCTCGGTGAACACCGGCGCGCTGCCGGCGCCGGTGCCGCCGGGCGCGCTGCCCTTGCGTCCCGTGGCGCCCTGGCTGCAGCGGCTGGAATCGCGCGGCGCCGGCCGCATCGCGGTGATCGGCGCCGGGCTGGCGGGGGTGGAGCTGGCGCTGGCCCTGGCGCGGCGGCCGGAGCGGCCGGCCCTGCTGCTGCTGGAGGCGGCGCCCTGCCTGCTGCCCGGCCTGCCGCCGGGCTTCCGCGCCCGGGCCGAGGCGGCGCTGTCCCGCGCCGGCATCGCCTGGCGCTGCGGCTTCGTGGCCGAGGCGCTGGAGGGAGGCCGGCTGACCGGCCCCGCCGGGGAGGAGACGGAGATCGCCCTGGCGATCGCCTGCACCGGGGCGCGGCCGGCGCTCGACCTGGCCGGTGGCGGGCTGGCCTGCGACGCGGCGGGCTTCCCGCTGGTCGATGCCAGCCTGCGCAGCATCAGCCATCCGCAGATCTTCGTCAGCGGCGATGCCGCCGGCCATGCGCTGCCGCGCGGCGGCGTCTGGGCCAGCCGCGCCGCGCCCTATCTGGCGGCCAATCTGCGCCGGGCGCTGCGCGGCGCGCCGCTGCGGCAATGGCCGCAGGCCGGGCTGCCGCCGGCCCGCCCGGCGCCGCTGCCGCTGACCCTGCTCGGCACCGGGGATGGCCGGGCCATCGCGCTCTGGCGCGGCCATGTGCTGGAGGGGCGCTGGATCGGCTGGTGGAAATCCTGGCGCGACCGCCGCTTCCTGCGCCGCTACCGGCATGCCCGCGCCTGGCCGCAGGAGGGGGCGCTGCCGCATGCCGAGCCGGCGGCCGCCCCCGCCGCGCCGCCGCCGGACGGGCCGGCGCAAAAAACCGCACCGCCCGCGCCACCCTGGGCGCCCGGCCGCGTTGCAGAACGGAATGGCAAGCGCCCGCCGGGTGCCACCACCCCTTTCCTCCCCCGGCCATGA
- a CDS encoding ABC transporter substrate-binding protein — MPRPMDARRGLPRRALLALGGGALALPLARAARAQDRPVVVGSKLDTEGALLGEMMAQLLEAKGTAVQRRLQLGPTRILRQALLAGEIDLYPEYTGNGAFFFQMESDPAWHDPAQAAAKVRALDAERNRLVWLEPAAANNTWAIAVRQDLARQANLRTLEDLARHLQGDGAFKLAASAEFVESPAALPAFQTAYGFTLPPARLLVLSGGDTAVTMRAAAERLNGVNAAMVYGTDGAIQALDLVVLEDPKGAQMVYQPAPVVRQAVAERLPQLGEWMRPLFASLSRETLQKLNQRIVVDGQPARQVAEAHLRGLGLAR, encoded by the coding sequence ATGCCCCGCCCGATGGACGCCCGACGCGGCCTCCCGCGCCGCGCCCTGCTCGCCCTGGGTGGTGGCGCCCTCGCGCTGCCGCTGGCCCGCGCCGCGCGGGCGCAGGACCGGCCCGTGGTGGTCGGCTCCAAGCTCGACACCGAGGGCGCGCTGCTGGGCGAGATGATGGCGCAGCTGCTGGAGGCCAAGGGCACCGCCGTGCAGCGCCGGCTGCAGCTGGGCCCGACGCGCATCCTGCGGCAGGCGCTGCTGGCCGGCGAGATCGACCTCTACCCCGAATACACCGGCAATGGCGCCTTCTTCTTCCAGATGGAAAGCGACCCGGCCTGGCACGACCCGGCCCAGGCGGCGGCCAAGGTCCGCGCCCTGGATGCCGAGCGCAACAGGCTGGTCTGGCTGGAGCCGGCGGCGGCCAACAACACCTGGGCCATCGCCGTGCGGCAGGATCTGGCGCGGCAGGCCAATCTGCGCACGCTGGAGGATCTGGCGCGGCATCTGCAGGGCGATGGCGCCTTCAAGCTGGCGGCCTCGGCCGAGTTCGTCGAAAGCCCGGCGGCGCTGCCGGCCTTCCAGACGGCCTATGGCTTCACCCTGCCGCCGGCGCGGCTGCTGGTGCTCTCCGGCGGCGACACGGCGGTGACGATGCGCGCCGCGGCGGAGCGGCTGAACGGCGTCAACGCCGCCATGGTCTATGGCACCGACGGCGCCATCCAGGCGCTCGATCTTGTGGTGCTGGAGGATCCGAAGGGCGCCCAGATGGTCTACCAGCCGGCGCCGGTGGTGCGGCAGGCGGTGGCGGAGCGGCTGCCGCAGCTCGGCGAATGGATGCGCCCGCTCTTCGCCTCGCTGTCGCGCGAGACGCTGCAAAAGCTGAACCAGCGCATCGTCGTCGACGGCCAGCCGGCGCGGCAGGTGGCGGAGGCGCATCTGCGCGGCCTCGGCCTCGCCCGCTGA